The Acinetobacter shaoyimingii DNA segment AGCAAGAATTACGATTTTCAATGTCGCAGCGGTTTGGGAAAACGCATGGCGGGACTTTATCCGCCAATATTATTCAAAGTCAATATTGGAATGATCCTAAGTCCTATATGCAATATCAAATGAGTTATAGCAATAACTTTAAACAGTTTGCTTATGCATTTTCATTGTCTCAGAGTGAAAGTCAAAAACAAGAGGTGGATCGTAATTTTGCATTCACTTTAATGATGCCTTTAAAGTGGAAAAACCGTCATTACACCACCAATACTCAAATTCAGCATCAATCCTCGCCATCAGATTCTACTTTAGTGAATATGAATGTCAGTTCAAATGGTGGAGCACAGTCAAAATTCGGTTATGGACTCACGGCATCATCTATGAAAACTGAGGAGAAACACCAACAACAATTGGGAGCAACAGTGTCTTATAAACATCCAAAAGTTGCATTGAATTCAACCTTGGCTTGGAATGATCAGCAACAACAGTTTGGGATTTCTGCAAGTGGTGGGCTTGTTGCACATCGTTATGGTTTGACCTTTGCGCGAACTCTGGGAGATACATTTACGATTGCTCATATTCAAGATGTAAATTCCAAGTATGGATCGAAAAAGTGGAGTGAAAACTATGATCGTTGGGGTAATGCCATCTATCCAAATCTGACAGCATATGAAGCCAACTATGTACAGTTTAAACCGACACAATTGCCATTAAATGTCACACTTGATCGTTTTGAAAATCGGGTGGTACCTAAACGCTTTAGTTCAACTATGGCAGTATTTGAAGCGAGTCGTAGTGAAAATATTATTCTCATCTTAAGTTTAAAGGACAACAGTCAAATCCCTTTAGGTTCAACTCTTTATAATGATGAAGGCGCAAAAGTAGGTACGGTCGGTCAATCCAATCAAGTGTTTATCGATGAATTGCAAAAGTTAAAGCCAAATAGCGCTATACGATGGGGCGAGGGTGATCAACAGCATTGTCTCTTAGGAGATGTCGATCTGCAAAATATTGACCTCAATTCTACCCAATATCAAATGATAGAAGCTGTATGCCAAATTTAAGACACATCATGCCCATAATTTTGCCATGTATGTTGGGATTATATAGTCAATTGAGCTATGCAGATTCGAGCTGCTTGTTACAGCAAAATGCAAATTATGCACTGGTTGCAGAACAGATTATGCCTTCTAGTGCAACTGCCATGAGTGGCTTAGGCAGTGGATCTGGTCAAAATATTTTATCTGGATGTACACAAAATTCAGCAATGAAACTGCGTTTCCAAGTCGATTCATTGTCCGATCTTGATCCTACAAATATTCTGCAAAATGGCCAATATACATTTTTTAAAATTCGTTCTTTAAGCGGACAAATAACAGGGAATGCTGCACTCAATTATTTAGTGGCACATGCTTACATCGCTTTGACACTGTCAAATTCTTTAACTGGAAAGCACGTTGGCTTAAATACAGAGGCTTCACAAGTTGAAGGGGTTAATCTGTTCGAAGGATCGGATCAATATCAATTGTTGAATCCAATGCAAAATCAGTTTGATGTTGGTGTAGATGTGCCTCAAGCACGATTGTATCTTGATGCCATGCCTCAAAATGATGACATTATTGATCAACTCAACCATCTGAATATAGCACTGAATATTGGGCATTTTATTGCGAATCTGATCGCTGTAGATGAGGATCAATCTTTGGATGATGCAATTTATGCAAATACAGTAACAACATATACTCAATCACGTTTACAGCTCAGCGTTTCGGGCATCAATATTTTAAAGCCCACTTGTATTGTACAAGATCAAGAAGTTATTCTTTCACCAGTGAGTAGTAGTGCTTTTGATCATGCTGCATTTACGGCACAAGTACAGCCATTTCAATTGCGTATTGATTGTAATGGTTATTTAAATCAGCGAAATTTCACACTCAAAATAACTGATAATAATCAAATCAATAACATAAATTCAGTGGGTTTTCTGAGCAATGTGATCGGGGATTATTATAGTAATGTTGGAGTTCAAATTCTTAATGAGCAGCATCTTCCTGTACTGATTGGTACTGAACAAGATTCCCTTAGTCAACAATCAGGGTCTCATTTTGTGCAGCAAATGTATGCCCGCTATTATTTGAATGAGGCTAAAGCCACAGTTGGAAAAGTCTATGCTCAGGCTACTATTTTATTGAATTATAAATAAATATTTTTAAAATTTTGTTAAGTCTATGTAATTTAAATTGTTTTATTTATAAACAAAACTGTGCATAATCTAAGCAATAATAAAACTCGAATAACAGTTTATTTTTTAATGGAATTAGAATCAAATTTGATGCTATGGAGGGTGTCAGGTCATGATCGATAAGCAGATTAATACTGTTGAAGATCTTCAACAGGCGTCATTAGCCGAAATTAGAAAAACATTTCTACAATTATCCTCACCTGATGAAGCATTTCGTGTTGGGTTTTTTCGTGCCAGTTTTATCGGTCCATTTTGGTTGCGAAAAACGGCTCATCCATCTTTGGCATTGACGGGGTTACCCAATTGGTTAGGTAAACAATTTAAAGATCCACAACATGCAACCAATATTGTAAATACGGCTAAAGGACGCACAGAAAAATATGTCATGTCCTGTCGGCAAGGTCCATCAAAGCTTGATGGACAAATGACGGTGTATTTGGATTATGGCATGAGTGCTCCCATGCCGTGGCGATGGGTTCGAGATGAATTACGGGTTTTAAATGGCCATACACTCTTGTGTATGACGATTATTGATTTACCCATTCTCAGACATTTTCCTATGCCATTTTTACTCAGTCGTGAGTCATGAATATGCCAGAGCAATATGATGTTGTAATTGTTGGTTCTGGTTTTGGTGGCAGTGTTTCAGCGTTAAGACTGGCCGAACAGGGTTATCAGGTGGCAGTTCTGGAACAAGGACGTCGTCTAAGTGCTGATGATCTCAAACAAGCAGGACAAAATTCACGTGATTTAGCTTGGGCACCTGCATTGGGCATGCACGGTATTCTGGCGCAAGATGTGTTTCAACATTTGGGTGTGGTGCGTGGTATTGGGGTAGGTGGTGGTAGCTTGGTTTACGCAGCAGTGTTGCTTGAACCTGGTCAACGCTTTTATAACGATCCAACGTGGACAGATTTAAGTTTAAATTGGGAAACAGAACTTGCACCGCATTATCAAACAACGAAATATATGCTTGGGGTTACAGACAATCCTTATCACAATATTCAAGATCAATGGCTTGAACAAACCGCCAAACAGATGGGCGCTCATCAGACGTTTTCAACTGTGCCTCAAGGTATTTATTTTGGCGATCCAGATCAAGAGATAGAAGATCCATTTTTTAATGGTAAAGGACCTAAACGTCGAGGGTGTAGTCGATGTGGCAGCTGTATTACAGGGTGTTCCTTTGGGGCAAAGAATAGTCTGGACAAAAATTACCTATATCAAGCCGAACAGTTAGGTGTGAAGATTTATGCCGAAACAAAAGTTTCACATCTTGAATGCTTAAATGATGGTGAAGGCTATTTGATTCATACCCAGCATCCTTGGAAAAAAATCCCGAAACAAATCATTCAGGCGAAAAAAGTGATTTTAGCTGCGGGCGTTGTTGGAACATTGGAGATTTTATTTGCTTCACGTGATCGCTATAAAACCTTAGCTATGATTTCCAAACAACTCGGGGAACATGTCAGAACCAATAGTGAGGCGATTGTGAGCATTTTGTCGAATGACAAAGATGTCGATGTCACACAAGGCACCACTATTTCTAGTCATTTCCATGCAGATGAAGGTACGCATATCACGCAAAACCGTTTTCCAGCCAGTTATGAATTTATGAAATTCTATATGGGGCCTTTGGTGAGTCACACATCTCCTATCAAACGGTTATTTAAGGTGCTTGGAAAATTATTATTTCAACCGATACAGTCAACGGTGTCATGGCGCGTGAAAGCATGGCATAAACGTATATCGGTGTTAACAGTCATGCAACAAGCAGACAATGAGCTCAGGTTTGTTTATGGCCGGACTTTATTACGAGGTGGTAGGCGTTTTTTAAAATCTCAAATGTCTGTGGGTGAGAGGTCGCCATCATTTATCCCCTTGGCCAATAAAGCTGCAAAGCATTTTGCAGAAGCCAGTCACGGCATTGCACAGAATAATCTTTTAGAAAGTGTGGGAAATCTGTCTGTGACAGCGCATTTGCTTGGTGGTGCTGTGATGGCAGCAGATCCGTCTAAAGGTGTGATTGATACTAATCATCAAGTTTTTGGATACCCAAACTTATACGTTGTTGATGGTAGTGCAATACCGGTGAATGTGGGCGTTAATCCAAGTTTAACCATTACTGCATTAGCAGAGCGATTTGCAGAAAGATTTAAGCTGAATCATCAAGATTAACTTTAATCAATGATCATCAGGATCTTTAAATAGATCCTGATGATGCGGTGACTTTGAAATGATTAGATCAAGAAATTTTCTATTTTATATGGTCGTAGCTTAACTCTATTGTCGACTAGCCCTATTATTGTTGTAAATCTGAGCTTGATTTGAGGGGGGGATCTAACTGAATTAGGTCAAAATACGGTTTAATCATTCTAATAATCGAGCCAACCAGTAAGGCTGTAATAATCGTACCTTCACGGACGCCAACGACTTCATGCAAAACGAGATATGAACTCAGAATAGAAATACTGACCAAAATACAGTCACCAACAGTTTTACAATTACCTAGATTAAATCCGAATCTTTTTACAAATGCGATATACAAGCCATCACCGGCCAATAAAATTAAATTCGCTTTCACCATTAAGCACACACCAATAGCAGTCAGCACACAGCTCATCAAACTTATAAATAATCGTGTAGCATAGAATTCGAATGACCAAGATGCAGTCAGATTTAAAATGCCATCAATCAAGAAACCAAAAATAATGCCCATAAATAGTTGTGACCACTGGAACCATTGGAAATTCCTACCCAACAACAGCATTTGTATGACAATAAATAGGGCATGCATCAGTATAGTTAAAGTACCGACACTTAATGGCACCAAATAGCTAAATGTATAAGGTACAGATGAAATAGGCGCTGTACCTAAATGCGAATGAATGGAAAGGACAACACCAAAAGCCAGTATGGAAATGCCCAGTAACAATAAGAGGCTACGATAGAAGATTAAGTGTGGCATTTTATAAACAATAATGAGAGAGTGGAATTATTCTATGGAGCGAATGTTTATTTGCCTAGTTAGACCAAAGTGAAGTCGTGACATGGTGTGGCATTTTGATTAGTGCTATCTAAATATCATTTAAATTGGTTGTTATGGTGTTTTTATACGCATTACAAGTGCTAAAAATGATCATTGATTTAAAAATTGAATAAAAAATAATCACACGGTTAAATAAATTGAAAATAGGGGTTGCGCTCCATTTAAATCTGTATAGAATACGCAGCATCCCGACGCGATACAGCAAAACGAACTTAGCTGAACAGGTTAAGTTGTTAGTTTTTTTGCGTCGAACTTGTCTCTGACGAAGAGCAAGAAGATCATTAAGAGATTATGAAGAACAACTTGTGTGGATTTTTACTGGTTGATTGATCGAAATTATTTTCATTGATTGATGGTAGAAATTACTCGAAGTTTATTTGAGAAATTAATGTCAGAAAATTGATGAGCCAAGATTGGCGCCCTTTAAGGCGCTACGAAGTATTAAACTGAAGAGTTTGATCATGGCTCAGATTGAACGCTGGCGGCAGGCTTAACACATGCAAGTCGAGCGGGGGAAGGTAGCTTGCTACCTAACCTAGCGGCGGACGGGTGAGTAATACTTAGGAATCTGCCTATTAGTGGGGGACAACATCTCGAAAGGGATGCTAATACCGCATACGCCCTACGGGGGAAAGCAGGGGATCTTCGGACCTTGCGCTAATAGATGAGCCTAAGTCGGATTAGCTAGTTGGTGGGGTAAAGGCCTACCAAGGCGACGATCTGTAGCGGGTCTGAGAGGATGATCCGCCACACTGGGACTGAGACACGGCCCAGACTCCTACGGGAGGCAGCAGTGGGGAATATTGGACAATGGGGGGAACCCTGATCCAGCCATGCCGCGTGTGTGAAGAAGGCCTTTTGGTTGTAAAGCACTTTAAGCGAGGAGGAGGCTACTTGGATTAATACTCTGAGATAGTGGACGTTACTCGCAGAATAAGCACCGGCTAACTCTGTGCCAGCAGCCGCGGTAATACAGAGGGTGCGAGCGTTAATCGGATTTACTGGGCGTAAAGCGTGCGTAGGTGGCCAATTAAGTCAAATGTGAAATCCCCGAGCTTAACTTGGGAATTGCATTCGATACTGGTTGGCTAGAGTATGGGAGAGGATGGTAGAATTCCAGGTGTAGCGGTGAAATGCGTAGAGATCTGGAGGAATACCGATGGCGAAGGCAGCCATCTGGCCTAATACTGACACTGAGGTACGAAAGCATGGGGAGCAAACAGGATTAGATACCCTGGTAGTCCATGCCGTAAACGATGTCTACTAGCCGTTGGGGCCTTTGAGGCTTTAGTGGCGCAGCTAACGCGATAAGTAGACCGCCTGGGGAGTACGGTCGCAAGACTAAAACTCAAATGAATTGACGGGGGCCCGCACAAGCGGTGGAGCATGTGGTTTAATTCGATGCAACGCGAAGAACCTTACCTGGTCTTGACATAGTAAGAACTTTCCAGAGATGGATTGGTGCCTTCGGGAGCTTACATACAGGTGCTGCATGGCTGTCGTCAGCTCGTGTCGTGAGATGTTGGGTTAAGTCCCGCAACGAGCGCAACCCTTTTCCTTATTTGCCAGCGGGTTAAGCCGGGAACTTTAAGGATACTGCCAGTGACAAACTGGAGGAAGGCGGGGACGACGTCAAGTCATCATGGCCCTTACGACCAGGGCTACACACGTGCTACAATGGTCGGTACAAAGGGTTGCTACCTAGCGATAGGATGCTAATCTCAAAAAGCCGATCGTAGTCCGGATTGGAGTCTGCAACTCGACTCCATGAAGTCGGAATCGCTAGTAATCGCGGATCAGAATGCCGCGGTGAATACGTTCCCGGGCCTTGTACACACCGCCCGTCACACCATGGGAGTTTGTTGCACCAGAAGTAGGTAGTCTAACCGTAAGGAGGACGCTTACCACGGTGTGGCCGATGACTGGGGTGAAGTCGTAACAAGGTAGCCGTAGGGGAACCTGCGGCTGGATCACCTCCTTAACGAAAGATTGACGATTGGTAAGAATCCACAACAAGTTGTTCTTCATGAAGATGTATCTGAGGGTCTGTAGCTCAGTTGGTTAGAGCACACGCTTGATAAGCGTGGGGTCACAAGTTTCAAGTCTTGTCAGACCCACCATTCTGACTAACGCAGTATGAAAGTACTGAGGCGAACAGAGCGTAAAGATATATCGAATCTATAGATGATAAGCTGGGGACTTAGCTTAGTTGGTAGAGCGCCTGCTTTGCACGCAGGAGGTCAGGAGTTCGACTCTCCTAGTCTCCACCAGAGTTTCGAAATAACAAAGCAACGCTTTGTCGAAACGCAAGACAAGCAGCTACGCTGCGCGTAGTGTTTGATCATATAAGTACTGCTTTGCGCAGGCTTTAATCGAACGAAGTCGTAGATTATAGAATTTAATAAGAAGTTAGCGTAATATGCGCGTCTTGTTAACTTCTGTGATTTATCACAGTTGACCACGATCTGACGAAGACGTGGTGAATCATTAACAGAATATATTTGAGTTGAAATAATTTGTTCAAACTCATACAAAAGCGGAAACGAAGTAACGCAAGTTATGGAGTTGAAGTGATTGAATGAGAACTAGCGAAATTAACTGAATCAAGCGTTTTGGTATATGAATCTAATTGAAGCTGTATAGTGCTTAAGTGCACAGACGCCAACTGTATGATTGACTAAGAAATTGGTTGATCTGTTGCTTATCCTGCTTGTAGGGATGAACGACTGTTTGGGGTTGTATAGTCAAGTAATTAAGTGCATGTGGTGGATGCCTTGGCAGTCAGAGGCGATGAAAGACGTAATAGCCTGCGATAAGCTTCGGGGAGGCGGCAAATATCCTGTGATCCGAAGATTTCTGAATGGGGAAACCCACCGATCATAAGGTCGGTATCGTATGATGAATACATAGTCATACGAGGCGAACGAGGGGAAGTGAAACATCTCAGTACCCTTAGGAAAAGAAATCAATTGAGATTCCCTCAGTAGCGGCGAGCGAAAGGGGAAAAGCCCATTAAGTCATATCAGCTTTAGTGGAACGCTCTGGGAAGTGCGACCATAGTAGGTGATAGTCCTGTACACGAAAGGGCTGATATGATGATGTCGAGTAGGGCGAGGCACGTGAAACCTTGTCTGAATATGGGGGGACCATCCTCCAAGGCTAAATACTACTCCTGACTGACCGATAGTGAACCAGTACCGTGAGGGAAAGGCGAAAAGAACCCCTGTGAGGGGAGTGAAATAGATCCTGAAACCGCATGCATACAAGCAGTGGGAGCCGACTTGTTCGGTGACTGCGTACCTTTTGTATAATGGGTCAGCGACTTACATTCAGTAGCAAGGTTAACCGCATAGGGGAGCCGTAGAGAAATCGAGTCTTAATAGGGCGTTTAGTTGCTGGGTGTAGACCCGAAACCAGGCGATCTATCCATGAGCAGGTTGAAGGTTGGGTAACACTAACTGGAGGACCGAACCCACTGTCGTTGAAAAGCCAGGGGATGACTTGTGGATAGGGGTGAAAGGCTAATCAAGCCTGGTGATAGCTGGTTCTCCCCGAAAGCTATTTAGGTAGCGCCTCGGACGAATACCATTGGGGGTAGAGCACTGTTTCGGCTAGGGGGTCATCCCGACTTACCAAACCGATGCAAACTCCGAATACCAATGAGTACTATCCGGGAGACAGACTGCGGGTGCTAACGTCCGTAGTCAAGAGGAAAACAATCCAGACCGCCAGCTAAGGCCCCAAAATCATAGTTAAGTGGGAAACGATGTGGGAAGGCATAGACAGCTAGGAGGTTGGC contains these protein-coding regions:
- a CDS encoding fimbrial protein translates to MPIILPCMLGLYSQLSYADSSCLLQQNANYALVAEQIMPSSATAMSGLGSGSGQNILSGCTQNSAMKLRFQVDSLSDLDPTNILQNGQYTFFKIRSLSGQITGNAALNYLVAHAYIALTLSNSLTGKHVGLNTEASQVEGVNLFEGSDQYQLLNPMQNQFDVGVDVPQARLYLDAMPQNDDIIDQLNHLNIALNIGHFIANLIAVDEDQSLDDAIYANTVTTYTQSRLQLSVSGINILKPTCIVQDQEVILSPVSSSAFDHAAFTAQVQPFQLRIDCNGYLNQRNFTLKITDNNQINNINSVGFLSNVIGDYYSNVGVQILNEQHLPVLIGTEQDSLSQQSGSHFVQQMYARYYLNEAKATVGKVYAQATILLNYK
- a CDS encoding GMC oxidoreductase, which produces MPEQYDVVIVGSGFGGSVSALRLAEQGYQVAVLEQGRRLSADDLKQAGQNSRDLAWAPALGMHGILAQDVFQHLGVVRGIGVGGGSLVYAAVLLEPGQRFYNDPTWTDLSLNWETELAPHYQTTKYMLGVTDNPYHNIQDQWLEQTAKQMGAHQTFSTVPQGIYFGDPDQEIEDPFFNGKGPKRRGCSRCGSCITGCSFGAKNSLDKNYLYQAEQLGVKIYAETKVSHLECLNDGEGYLIHTQHPWKKIPKQIIQAKKVILAAGVVGTLEILFASRDRYKTLAMISKQLGEHVRTNSEAIVSILSNDKDVDVTQGTTISSHFHADEGTHITQNRFPASYEFMKFYMGPLVSHTSPIKRLFKVLGKLLFQPIQSTVSWRVKAWHKRISVLTVMQQADNELRFVYGRTLLRGGRRFLKSQMSVGERSPSFIPLANKAAKHFAEASHGIAQNNLLESVGNLSVTAHLLGGAVMAADPSKGVIDTNHQVFGYPNLYVVDGSAIPVNVGVNPSLTITALAERFAERFKLNHQD
- a CDS encoding YczE/YyaS/YitT family protein codes for the protein MPHLIFYRSLLLLLGISILAFGVVLSIHSHLGTAPISSVPYTFSYLVPLSVGTLTILMHALFIVIQMLLLGRNFQWFQWSQLFMGIIFGFLIDGILNLTASWSFEFYATRLFISLMSCVLTAIGVCLMVKANLILLAGDGLYIAFVKRFGFNLGNCKTVGDCILVSISILSSYLVLHEVVGVREGTIITALLVGSIIRMIKPYFDLIQLDPPLKSSSDLQQ